In Turicibacter sanguinis, a genomic segment contains:
- the rpsR gene encoding 30S ribosomal protein S18, with translation MAQFRRGGRRRRKVCYFTTNKITKIDYKDVDLLKRFVSDRGKILPRRVTGTSAKYQRELTVAIKRARHMALLPFSAE, from the coding sequence ATGGCTCAATTCCGTCGTGGAGGACGTCGTCGTCGTAAAGTTTGTTATTTCACTACAAACAAAATTACGAAAATCGACTATAAAGATGTAGATTTATTAAAACGTTTCGTATCTGATCGTGGAAAAATCTTACCTCGTCGTGTAACAGGAACAAGCGCTAAATATCAACGTGAATTAACAGTTGCTATTAAACGTGCTCGTCACATGGCATTATTACCATTCTCTGCTGAATAG
- the phnC gene encoding phosphonate ABC transporter ATP-binding protein, with amino-acid sequence MIKFNNVNKVYPNGFHALKNINLEIEQGEFVAIIGLSGAGKSTLLRTINRMHDITDGELIVNGENVNDLKGKSLRKFRRHIGMVFQSFNLVTRTTVINNVLTSRVPDMPFYKSMIGVFSKEDKVIALEALDKVGILDKAYVRADQLSGGQQQRVALARTLAQKPEIILADEPVAALDPITATQVMDDFKRINEEMKISVLINIHHVDLALKYATRVIGIKAGEIVYDGPSNMVDSEILKQIYGRELAADELMEA; translated from the coding sequence ATGATTAAGTTTAATAATGTAAATAAAGTTTATCCAAATGGATTTCATGCGTTAAAAAATATTAATTTAGAGATTGAACAGGGTGAATTTGTTGCAATTATTGGATTATCTGGAGCGGGAAAGTCAACGTTATTACGTACGATTAATCGTATGCATGATATTACAGACGGAGAATTAATTGTAAATGGTGAAAATGTTAATGATTTAAAAGGAAAATCATTACGTAAATTCCGTCGTCATATCGGAATGGTTTTCCAATCATTTAACTTAGTAACTCGTACAACAGTTATCAATAATGTTTTAACATCACGTGTTCCTGATATGCCATTTTATAAATCAATGATTGGTGTCTTTTCAAAAGAGGATAAAGTGATTGCGTTAGAGGCATTAGATAAAGTAGGAATTTTAGATAAGGCCTATGTTCGTGCAGATCAATTATCAGGAGGGCAACAACAACGTGTTGCGTTAGCTCGTACACTTGCCCAAAAACCAGAAATTATTTTAGCAGATGAGCCTGTAGCGGCATTAGATCCAATTACTGCAACTCAAGTTATGGATGATTTTAAACGTATTAATGAAGAAATGAAGATTTCAGTCTTAATTAACATTCACCATGTTGATTTAGCTTTAAAATATGCAACTCGTGTCATTGGAATCAAAGCAGGAGAAATTGTCTATGATGGTCCGTCAAATATGGTAGATAGTGAAATCTTAAAACAAATCTATGGTCGCGAATTAGCAGCTGATGAATTAATGGAGGCTTAA
- the phnE gene encoding phosphonate ABC transporter, permease protein PhnE — protein sequence MKRMRDLFQPKKITLDNGKEIQPPRSVAPFILIGLALALWGAATITGFDFNALMRRGNQFFIILKDMLSPDWSIIDQIIPPLVETIKMSILGSIIGSLLAFPVAILSSSNINKSKCSLWIMRFILSIVRTIPTLIIALFATYVFRLGTFAGTVAISIFTFGIVVKMLYEKIETIDMGPFEAMEAVGATKLEAFQSAITPQILPNYFSMCLYTLEINVRAATILGYVGAGGIGLLLKEKLGWRQYDQVGMILLLLFVTIIVIENISRYIRERLG from the coding sequence ATGAAGCGAATGAGAGATTTATTTCAACCCAAAAAAATTACGTTAGATAACGGGAAAGAGATTCAGCCACCTCGTTCAGTCGCACCCTTTATTTTAATTGGATTAGCACTTGCATTATGGGGGGCTGCTACGATTACAGGATTTGATTTTAATGCCTTAATGAGACGTGGAAATCAATTCTTTATTATCTTAAAAGATATGCTATCCCCAGATTGGTCAATTATTGATCAAATTATTCCCCCATTAGTGGAAACGATTAAGATGTCTATTTTAGGTTCAATTATTGGTAGTTTATTAGCATTCCCAGTTGCTATTTTATCTTCTTCAAATATTAATAAATCAAAATGCTCATTATGGATTATGCGATTTATCCTAAGTATTGTTCGTACGATTCCGACCTTAATTATTGCTTTATTTGCAACTTATGTGTTTAGGTTAGGAACATTTGCTGGAACCGTTGCAATTTCTATTTTTACATTTGGTATTGTCGTTAAAATGTTATATGAAAAAATTGAGACAATCGATATGGGACCATTTGAGGCAATGGAAGCTGTTGGAGCTACAAAATTAGAAGCTTTTCAATCTGCTATTACACCTCAAATCTTACCTAACTATTTCTCAATGTGCTTATATACGTTAGAAATTAATGTTCGTGCTGCCACTATTTTAGGATATGTTGGGGCAGGTGGGATTGGATTATTATTAAAAGAAAAATTAGGATGGCGTCAATATGATCAAGTTGGAATGATATTATTATTGTTATTTGTGACTATTATCGTGATTGAAAATATTAGTCGTTATATCCGAGAAAGGTTGGGGTAA
- the rpsF gene encoding 30S ribosomal protein S6: MRKYEIMYIVRPNLEEEGRKAVIEGFNTMFTNMGAEIVEMKEWGMRDLAYAIEDFTKGYYVVLTVNSSIEAKNEFDRLAGISEDVIRYIAIKEEE; the protein is encoded by the coding sequence ATGAGAAAATACGAAATTATGTACATCGTTCGTCCTAACTTAGAAGAAGAAGGACGCAAAGCTGTTATTGAAGGATTCAACACTATGTTCACTAACATGGGAGCTGAAATCGTTGAAATGAAAGAATGGGGTATGCGTGATTTAGCATATGCTATCGAAGATTTCACTAAAGGTTACTATGTAGTATTAACTGTTAACTCTTCAATCGAAGCTAAAAACGAATTCGATCGTTTAGCTGGAATCAGCGAAGATGTTATCCGTTACATCGCTATTAAAGAAGAAGAATAA
- a CDS encoding single-stranded DNA-binding protein, with protein sequence MINRVVLVGRLTRDPELKYTTNGIANLRFSIAVNRTFTSQNGERQADFINCVAWRNQAENMAKFLRKGSLIGVEGRIETGSYQAQDGSTRYTTDVVCDSVQFLEPRSASADRGSFGSQPSQDFGGFGGGYGGAPSFPSQQSSNAFGGNPFGGAPSPDQNFGNSSPSFNNGPDFSSTINISDDDLPF encoded by the coding sequence ATGATTAATCGCGTAGTCTTAGTAGGGCGATTAACTCGTGATCCTGAGTTAAAGTATACCACTAATGGTATTGCTAACTTGAGATTTAGCATCGCGGTTAATCGTACTTTCACTAGTCAAAATGGAGAACGCCAAGCAGATTTTATCAACTGTGTTGCATGGCGTAACCAAGCTGAGAATATGGCGAAGTTTTTACGTAAAGGATCTCTTATCGGAGTGGAAGGACGTATTGAAACTGGTAGCTATCAAGCTCAGGATGGATCAACTCGCTATACAACAGACGTTGTTTGCGATAGCGTGCAGTTCTTAGAACCACGCTCTGCATCTGCTGATCGTGGAAGCTTTGGTTCTCAGCCATCACAAGACTTTGGTGGATTCGGTGGAGGATATGGTGGTGCGCCATCATTCCCATCACAACAATCTTCCAATGCTTTTGGTGGAAACCCATTTGGAGGAGCTCCAAGTCCAGATCAAAACTTTGGCAATTCATCACCTTCGTTCAATAATGGACCTGATTTCAGTTCTACTATTAACATTTCAGATGATGATCTACCATTTTAA
- a CDS encoding DHH family phosphoesterase, translating to MKKVRKWLDEYQEHLGYITVSSLFILVSGVYAYFQSDVISLIIFLYFVGDAIYKINAYYHYKLDTKKRIEAVSYRVKHAGEIVFNELPIGVLLYDEAHEVVWFNGFAKQIFGADLHDLPLQTMSEALYDKVLGESAVFEITVKDKTYLVEHHRDERLLYLTDNTPFTDLCKKYVNEQPVIGVLIMDNYDEVIHNLKEQEKSEFYGKIVSIIMQWAEENNIYIRTVSSDRFVMMMSFEVLQKLRDKKFAILDKVREAAKEKEMLLTISIGLATGYESFAELGQRANYMLDLALSRGGDQVAIKIASDDKFLFYGGKTNPVEKRNRVRARVNAQAYERLVRDSERVIIMGHRYPDVDAIGASIGLLRMSIASKREAYIVLKEEELDKTAKNFVAAIMQDEKLRPYFISSEMGLELMTKNTLLVVADTQDPKMVIEPLLLQRAKKIAVFDHHRRGVDVIESVLSFAEPYASSTVELVVDMFDYYSQKIKMSSLEASIMLAGIIVDTRRFSYHTGRRTYETAAILKQKGAEEKLVQQLLRTPLENYYSKAHLIERAEIFKDVFIIAPADDEMVLEKVQIAQTADELLNVQNIKASFVISRIDDQHIGISARSLGDINVQLLMEQLGGGGHLNNAATQIKGINTQEAVLMLKDAIEKELEESGD from the coding sequence GTGAAGAAGGTTCGGAAATGGTTGGATGAATATCAAGAACACCTTGGCTATATTACTGTATCGAGCTTATTTATTCTTGTTTCAGGAGTTTATGCTTATTTTCAGTCAGATGTGATTTCACTAATCATCTTCTTGTACTTTGTAGGAGACGCTATCTATAAGATTAATGCGTATTATCATTATAAGTTAGATACTAAAAAGCGAATTGAAGCAGTTAGCTATCGTGTGAAGCATGCAGGTGAGATTGTTTTTAATGAATTACCAATTGGAGTTTTATTATATGATGAAGCTCATGAAGTGGTCTGGTTTAATGGTTTTGCAAAACAAATTTTCGGTGCAGATTTACATGATCTTCCTTTACAAACGATGAGTGAAGCTTTGTATGATAAGGTTTTAGGGGAGAGCGCTGTTTTTGAAATTACGGTTAAAGATAAAACATATTTAGTAGAACATCATCGTGATGAGCGCTTGTTATATTTAACGGATAATACACCGTTCACAGATCTTTGTAAGAAGTATGTGAATGAACAACCGGTTATTGGGGTACTCATTATGGATAATTACGATGAAGTTATCCATAATTTAAAAGAACAAGAAAAAAGTGAATTTTATGGAAAAATAGTTTCTATTATTATGCAGTGGGCTGAAGAAAATAATATTTATATTCGAACAGTTTCAAGTGACCGTTTTGTGATGATGATGTCTTTTGAAGTGTTGCAGAAATTGCGTGATAAGAAGTTTGCTATTTTAGATAAGGTTCGTGAAGCGGCAAAAGAAAAAGAGATGTTGTTAACTATTAGTATTGGCTTAGCAACAGGCTATGAAAGTTTTGCTGAGCTTGGTCAGCGTGCGAATTATATGCTAGATTTAGCCTTAAGTCGTGGTGGTGATCAGGTTGCTATTAAAATTGCAAGTGACGATAAGTTCTTATTCTATGGTGGAAAAACAAATCCAGTTGAAAAACGTAATCGTGTAAGAGCGCGTGTTAATGCACAAGCTTATGAACGTTTGGTTCGTGATAGTGAACGTGTGATTATTATGGGACATCGTTATCCAGATGTCGATGCAATTGGAGCAAGTATTGGATTGCTTCGTATGAGCATTGCCTCGAAACGAGAAGCGTATATTGTTTTAAAAGAAGAAGAATTAGATAAAACAGCTAAAAATTTCGTCGCTGCCATTATGCAAGATGAGAAGTTAAGGCCTTATTTTATTTCATCTGAGATGGGGCTAGAGTTAATGACGAAAAATACGTTACTTGTTGTTGCCGATACGCAAGATCCAAAAATGGTAATTGAACCATTACTTTTACAACGTGCGAAGAAAATTGCGGTATTCGACCATCATCGTAGAGGGGTCGATGTGATTGAATCTGTGCTCTCGTTTGCAGAACCATACGCATCTTCAACTGTTGAATTAGTAGTGGATATGTTTGATTATTACTCGCAAAAAATTAAGATGTCGTCGCTTGAAGCATCGATTATGCTTGCGGGAATTATTGTAGATACAAGACGTTTTTCATATCATACGGGACGTCGAACTTATGAAACGGCTGCGATTTTAAAACAAAAAGGGGCAGAGGAGAAGTTAGTACAACAGCTTCTACGTACGCCGCTTGAAAATTATTATAGTAAAGCGCATTTAATCGAACGTGCGGAGATTTTCAAAGATGTGTTTATTATCGCGCCAGCAGATGATGAGATGGTACTTGAAAAAGTTCAAATTGCTCAGACTGCAGATGAGTTATTAAATGTTCAAAATATTAAGGCATCATTTGTGATTTCGCGTATTGATGATCAACATATTGGAATTAGTGCGAGATCACTTGGAGATATTAATGTTCAACTCTTGATGGAACAATTAGGTGGCGGTGGCCATTTAAATAATGCAGCAACTCAGATTAAAGGGATTAATACTCAAGAAGCTGTGTTGATGTTAAAAGATGCAATTGAAAAAGAATTAGAAGAAAGTGGTGACTAG
- a CDS encoding DUF2232 domain-containing protein produces the protein MKTKSLVNAAMMMAIYLVFFILYNVGILPSIMTLLLPIPLIIYSVVSQKVSDILLLLLGCTIGTYLIGSVYGLMTTLLYGITGALLGIGIVKKWPYWNRILNASIVFVVVMPLMTYVLTKLSISEMFLQTMNEMFSVFDQVGSVMPEGSMEQLTSMQEMMQTVIPMVMPTLLLIMGAIQAFLSDKVSTLVLKRMHLQTPVSQPISEFQLGAKLAILLIISQFAMAFVRNSGVTVVLLNVVMLLNTLFMIQGIIVAIQFFKSRNQKGLGIMVVVFAILSNLVMFVSLIGMMDALFDYRKRFEIKGV, from the coding sequence ATGAAGACAAAGTCGCTAGTAAATGCAGCAATGATGATGGCCATTTACTTAGTTTTTTTTATTTTATATAATGTCGGAATTTTACCAAGTATCATGACACTTCTGTTACCTATTCCCCTCATTATCTATAGCGTGGTTAGTCAGAAGGTGTCTGATATTCTATTATTGTTGCTTGGATGTACGATTGGAACGTACTTGATTGGATCTGTTTATGGTTTAATGACAACGCTTCTTTATGGTATAACAGGTGCTCTTTTAGGAATTGGAATTGTTAAAAAGTGGCCTTATTGGAATCGTATTTTGAATGCATCAATTGTGTTTGTTGTAGTTATGCCATTAATGACTTATGTCTTAACCAAATTAAGCATTTCGGAAATGTTTTTACAGACGATGAATGAGATGTTTAGTGTTTTTGATCAAGTTGGAAGTGTGATGCCTGAAGGAAGTATGGAGCAATTGACTTCGATGCAAGAGATGATGCAGACGGTTATTCCAATGGTAATGCCAACGTTGCTGTTAATTATGGGTGCAATTCAAGCTTTTTTAAGCGACAAGGTTTCGACTCTTGTGTTAAAACGCATGCATCTTCAAACTCCAGTTTCACAGCCTATTTCTGAGTTTCAACTTGGAGCAAAGCTTGCTATTTTATTGATTATTTCACAGTTTGCGATGGCTTTTGTTAGAAATAGTGGTGTGACAGTTGTTTTATTAAACGTGGTAATGCTTTTAAACACTTTATTTATGATTCAAGGAATTATTGTGGCTATTCAGTTCTTTAAATCAAGAAATCAAAAAGGTTTAGGCATTATGGTTGTTGTATTCGCCATTTTATCAAACTTAGTTATGTTTGTTTCATTGATTGGAATGATGGATGCATTGTTTGACTATCGAAAACGTTTTGAGATAAAAGGGGTATAG
- the ychF gene encoding redox-regulated ATPase YchF, with protein MALTAGIVGLPNVGKSTLFNAITQAGIEAANYPFATIDPNVGVVEVPDERLNKLTELVSPKKTVPTTFEFTDIAGLVRGASNGEGLGNKFLANIREVDAITQVVRCFEDGNIIHVEGSVDPVRDVEVINLELILADMEQVDRRLTRLAKQAKSGDKDAKAEVAVLEKVKEGFDQELPARAMDLSDDDKAAIKHLQLLTLKPILYVANVGEDDLMAGEDNEYVKALVEYADREGAKVIKVCARIEEEISQLEEEEKAAFLEELGIKESGLDQLIREAYDLLGLATYFTAGVQEVRAWTFIKGMTAPQCAGIIHSDFERGFIRAETVSFDDLVKYGSELAAREAGRYRLEGKSYIVQDGDVMLFRFNV; from the coding sequence TTGGCATTAACGGCTGGAATTGTTGGTTTACCAAACGTCGGGAAATCAACTTTATTCAATGCAATTACTCAAGCTGGAATTGAAGCAGCAAACTATCCGTTCGCAACAATTGACCCAAATGTTGGGGTTGTTGAGGTTCCGGATGAACGTTTAAATAAATTAACGGAATTAGTTAGTCCTAAGAAGACAGTTCCAACAACTTTCGAATTTACAGATATCGCGGGATTAGTACGTGGGGCAAGTAATGGAGAAGGATTAGGAAATAAATTCTTAGCCAATATCCGTGAAGTAGATGCAATCACTCAAGTGGTTCGTTGTTTTGAAGATGGAAATATCATTCACGTAGAAGGTTCAGTAGATCCAGTTCGTGACGTTGAAGTTATTAACTTAGAGTTAATCTTAGCTGATATGGAGCAAGTTGATCGTCGTTTAACTCGTTTAGCAAAACAAGCTAAATCTGGAGATAAAGATGCAAAAGCTGAAGTTGCAGTACTTGAAAAAGTAAAAGAAGGATTCGATCAAGAATTACCTGCACGTGCAATGGATTTATCAGATGACGATAAAGCAGCTATCAAACATTTACAATTATTAACTTTAAAACCAATTTTATATGTTGCTAATGTTGGTGAAGATGATTTAATGGCTGGTGAAGATAACGAATATGTTAAAGCTTTAGTTGAATATGCTGACCGTGAAGGGGCAAAAGTAATTAAAGTTTGTGCTCGTATCGAAGAAGAAATTTCTCAATTAGAGGAAGAAGAAAAAGCAGCATTTTTAGAAGAGTTAGGAATCAAAGAAAGTGGATTAGATCAATTAATTCGCGAAGCTTATGATTTATTAGGATTAGCGACTTACTTTACAGCTGGAGTGCAAGAAGTTCGTGCTTGGACATTCATTAAAGGAATGACAGCTCCACAATGTGCTGGAATTATCCACAGTGATTTCGAACGCGGATTCATTCGTGCCGAAACTGTTTCATTTGATGATTTAGTAAAATATGGTTCTGAGTTAGCGGCACGTGAAGCAGGACGGTACCGTTTAGAAGGAAAATCGTACATCGTACAAGATGGGGATGTTATGTTATTCCGTTTCAATGTTTAG
- a CDS encoding NUDIX hydrolase: MTQINFSVKGLIIKDHHFLALHKSNAKNNFLDLPGGKTHMKESAEQALLREIEEETNLIVSPKKVLSTWQFVNDDYLIMGVLYLCDLVGGDLVLSSEHNYYEWLPLNLDSATRLNPSLSDAICQLDFKAL, encoded by the coding sequence ATGACTCAAATTAATTTTTCAGTAAAAGGATTAATCATTAAAGACCATCATTTTTTAGCTTTACACAAAAGCAATGCCAAAAATAACTTCTTAGACTTACCTGGTGGAAAAACACATATGAAAGAAAGTGCTGAGCAAGCATTACTTCGAGAAATCGAGGAAGAGACTAACCTTATTGTCTCACCCAAAAAAGTATTAAGCACCTGGCAGTTCGTTAATGATGATTACCTCATTATGGGCGTTTTATATCTATGCGATTTAGTTGGGGGTGATCTAGTTCTTTCAAGTGAACATAACTACTACGAATGGTTACCACTTAATCTAGACTCAGCTACACGACTAAATCCTTCATTATCTGACGCAATTTGTCAGTTAGATTTTAAAGCACTTTGA
- the phnE gene encoding phosphonate ABC transporter, permease protein PhnE, translating into MQLTIDQQLRKEPNRWIHKSLTIAFIFVIIAWAMGTITFTGIKENGFTIMSNIVSSLFQPDVDFLFDFKLGVPALLLETIAIAFVGTIIGAILALPLAFLAARNIAPKWVNFIALTFIAAIRTFPAFVYGLMFLRVTGPGAFAGVLTVSVVSIGMISKLYIEAIEDLDKRILESLDAAGCNTFEKIRYGILPQLFTDFASTVIYRFEINIKDASTLGLVGAGGIGAPLIFAMNDFNWSKAGAILLGIIILVLIVETISTKLRTKLARG; encoded by the coding sequence ATGCAATTAACTATTGATCAACAATTAAGAAAAGAACCAAATCGATGGATTCATAAATCCCTAACCATCGCTTTTATTTTCGTTATCATTGCATGGGCGATGGGGACGATAACTTTTACAGGGATTAAAGAAAATGGATTTACAATCATGTCTAATATTGTGAGCTCATTATTTCAGCCTGATGTTGATTTCTTATTTGATTTTAAATTAGGAGTACCGGCCTTATTACTAGAAACTATCGCCATCGCTTTTGTCGGAACAATTATTGGAGCCATTTTAGCTTTACCATTAGCGTTCTTAGCAGCTCGTAATATTGCACCAAAATGGGTTAATTTTATTGCTCTTACTTTTATTGCTGCAATTCGTACATTCCCAGCCTTTGTTTATGGGTTAATGTTTCTTCGTGTAACAGGACCAGGAGCTTTCGCTGGTGTTTTAACCGTATCTGTTGTTTCGATTGGTATGATTTCAAAGTTATATATTGAGGCGATTGAAGATTTAGATAAGCGAATATTAGAATCATTAGATGCCGCAGGATGCAATACTTTTGAGAAAATTCGTTATGGCATTTTACCTCAGTTATTTACTGATTTCGCTTCAACGGTTATCTATCGTTTTGAAATCAATATTAAGGATGCTTCTACTTTAGGATTAGTTGGGGCAGGTGGAATTGGTGCACCATTAATTTTTGCGATGAACGATTTTAACTGGTCAAAAGCAGGAGCTATTTTACTTGGGATTATTATTTTAGTTTTAATTGTTGAAACTATTTCTACTAAGTTACGTACGAAATTAGCACGTGGTTAA
- a CDS encoding phosphate/phosphite/phosphonate ABC transporter substrate-binding protein — translation MKKLLNFFSVMMIAFLTLAGCGSSSADLNELVVYFVPSRNAEEIEKATEPLEGLLKEELAAQGFEFEDIKITVGTSFEAVGEALASGTAQVGFIPGGTYVLYDNDVDVALTATRFGLNHDSENPVDWNTAPTANTEDQVTYYRALIIAGPSAKGQELAAKINNGETLTKEDLESAVWGVQGSTSSSAGYIYPSLWLQDNYGISILDLPNKVALDGYGTALSQLANGQIDIMVTYADARLDFENQWVNDFGRESSIWEETNVIGVTEGIYNDTISVTKDPVMTPELKAAIQQAFINIGNTEVGKEIISIYSHKGYQIGTSEDYDGARKANELVQSNK, via the coding sequence ATGAAGAAATTATTGAATTTTTTCTCGGTTATGATGATTGCATTTTTAACATTAGCTGGGTGTGGATCAAGTTCGGCAGACTTAAACGAGTTAGTGGTATATTTCGTTCCATCACGTAATGCAGAGGAAATTGAGAAAGCAACAGAACCTTTAGAGGGATTATTAAAAGAAGAGTTAGCAGCTCAAGGATTTGAATTTGAAGATATTAAAATTACAGTTGGAACAAGTTTCGAGGCTGTTGGAGAAGCATTAGCTTCAGGTACAGCTCAAGTTGGATTTATTCCTGGTGGAACTTACGTACTATATGATAATGATGTAGATGTTGCCTTAACAGCAACACGTTTTGGATTAAATCATGATTCTGAAAATCCGGTAGATTGGAATACAGCACCAACTGCAAATACAGAAGACCAAGTTACTTATTATCGTGCGTTAATTATTGCTGGACCATCTGCAAAAGGTCAAGAATTAGCGGCTAAGATTAATAATGGTGAAACATTAACAAAAGAAGATTTAGAATCAGCAGTTTGGGGAGTGCAAGGAAGTACTTCTTCATCAGCAGGATATATTTACCCATCTTTATGGTTACAAGATAACTATGGCATCTCAATATTAGATTTACCAAATAAAGTAGCTTTAGACGGATATGGAACAGCTCTATCACAATTAGCTAATGGTCAAATCGATATTATGGTTACTTATGCAGATGCTCGTCTTGATTTTGAAAATCAATGGGTAAATGACTTTGGTCGTGAATCGTCAATCTGGGAAGAAACAAATGTTATTGGGGTAACAGAAGGAATTTATAATGATACGATTTCAGTAACTAAAGATCCAGTGATGACACCTGAATTAAAAGCAGCCATCCAACAGGCATTTATCAACATTGGAAATACTGAAGTAGGTAAAGAAATTATTTCAATCTATAGCCATAAAGGATACCAAATTGGAACGTCTGAAGATTATGATGGTGCTCGTAAAGCAAACGAATTAGTTCAATCAAATAAATAA